Proteins from a genomic interval of Pseudoalteromonas sp. MEBiC 03607:
- a CDS encoding prepilin-type N-terminal cleavage/methylation domain-containing protein, giving the protein MNKNKGFTLLEVLIAAIILFTALALASEIFKSATLSTDIAVKNAKYFQITPSAITAIKFDLRSKVKNRDIPEADGELELFGIYYSWQANRETFNSPPTDELSDFSERNRFSIYNVDILAKSAGREREFSFKVATW; this is encoded by the coding sequence ATGAATAAAAATAAAGGGTTTACGCTGCTTGAAGTATTAATCGCGGCGATTATTTTGTTTACAGCATTAGCTTTAGCGAGTGAAATTTTTAAAAGTGCTACATTATCAACTGATATTGCAGTTAAAAATGCCAAGTACTTCCAAATCACCCCTTCAGCTATCACTGCTATAAAATTCGATCTGCGAAGTAAAGTAAAAAATCGCGACATACCAGAAGCAGATGGTGAATTGGAGTTATTTGGTATTTATTACTCTTGGCAAGCAAATCGAGAAACTTTTAATAGCCCGCCGACAGATGAGTTATCTGATTTTTCAGAGCGAAACCGTTTCTCAATTTATAATGTAGATATACTTGCTAAAAGTGCAGGCCGAGAAAGAGAGTTCTCTTTTAAGGTTGCAACATGGTGA
- a CDS encoding type II secretion system protein, with translation MMSPFKIKGFSLIELMVVMAIMAVLMGLTGGVIVKNVAQQTRLVELEKTQNYFKMLSYKAYYGGYPIKVDLDGSMFKISIADQVTNLEFEELEFEKSSYTINTKSAIMPNSFTVKWNETSREFPINTMFKPYE, from the coding sequence ATGATGTCCCCTTTTAAAATCAAAGGATTCTCTCTCATTGAGCTAATGGTCGTTATGGCAATAATGGCTGTTTTAATGGGGTTGACGGGCGGTGTTATTGTTAAGAATGTTGCTCAACAGACTCGTTTAGTTGAGCTTGAAAAAACCCAAAATTACTTCAAAATGCTGAGTTATAAGGCATATTATGGCGGCTATCCTATAAAGGTTGATCTTGATGGCAGCATGTTCAAAATCAGTATTGCCGATCAAGTCACGAATCTTGAATTTGAAGAACTTGAGTTTGAAAAGTCAAGTTATACCATAAACACAAAATCAGCCATTATGCCGAACTCCTTCACTGTAAAGTGGAATGAAACTAGTCGTGAATTTCCAATAAATACAATGTTCAAGCCTTATGAATAA